The following coding sequences lie in one Myxococcus xanthus genomic window:
- a CDS encoding response regulator, protein MSRPLQHLLLVEDDLAWRERLTVVAHAEGVKVSHAADGQEALDWLCTRPRASHPDLILLDLLLPRMDGWELYGQLRTNARLRHLGVLMFSGALSGQEPPLDGVVGYLRKPHAPEAADGALRAQLRGLPELPSRDSAEPYALHLPEDVSLPLRTLPGALSHAVRLHLLRAAELAGTELPLASTWLMALPGTPPSLLVTVDGVQVELEVDDARRRLTVSDVTLSPNLRHGA, encoded by the coding sequence ATGTCCCGGCCGCTCCAGCACCTGCTTCTCGTCGAGGATGACCTCGCCTGGCGCGAGCGGCTGACCGTGGTTGCTCACGCGGAAGGGGTGAAGGTCTCCCACGCGGCGGATGGCCAGGAAGCCCTGGACTGGCTGTGCACGCGGCCCCGGGCGAGCCACCCTGATCTCATCCTCCTGGACCTGCTGCTGCCGCGGATGGACGGGTGGGAGCTCTACGGACAGCTCCGGACCAACGCGCGTCTGCGCCATCTGGGCGTGCTGATGTTCTCTGGCGCGCTGAGCGGCCAGGAGCCCCCGCTGGACGGCGTGGTGGGCTACCTGCGCAAGCCGCACGCGCCCGAGGCCGCAGATGGAGCGCTGCGCGCCCAGCTTCGCGGGCTCCCTGAGCTTCCCTCGCGGGACTCCGCCGAGCCCTACGCACTGCACCTGCCCGAGGACGTGTCCCTGCCGCTGCGCACCCTGCCGGGCGCCCTGAGCCACGCGGTGCGCCTGCACCTGCTGCGCGCCGCGGAGCTGGCGGGCACGGAGCTGCCCCTGGCCTCCACCTGGCTGATGGCGCTCCCCGGGACGCCCCCCTCGCTCCTGGTGACTGTGGACGGCGTGCAGGTGGAGCTGGAGGTGGATGACGCGCGGCGACGGCTCACCGTCAGCGACGTCACCCTGTCACCGAACCTGCGCCACGGCGCCTGA